A single genomic interval of Halomonas sp. GT harbors:
- a CDS encoding acyl-CoA synthetase produces the protein MNASIFEQGMPPTVANHVPLSPLTFIERSAAVYPDYPAVVHGTTRRTWAETWTRCRQLASALEKRGLQPGQTVAAMLPNIPAMFEAHFGVPLAGCVLNTLNIRLDAEAISYMLAHGEAKAVLVDPEFAQVINEAVALLDNKPLIIDVFDLEFLGETQGIGEVEYEALLAEGDADYAYKLPENEWQAISLNYTSGTTGKPKGVVYHHRGAYLNAVSNILEWAMPHHPVYLWTLPMFHCNGWCFPWTIAANAGVSVCLRKVDPKRINDLIVDEKVTHFSGAPIVLNGLVNLPADQKREFDHPVKVTTAGAAPPASVIAGVEKLGIEVTHVYGLTEVYGPVTVCAWREAWNELPLESRAKIKARQGVRYHMLEALCVADPLTLEPVAKDGQTIGEILMRGNNVMKGYLKNAEATEKALEGGWYHTGDLAVWHADGYIEIKDRSKDIIISGGENISTIEVEDAIYSHPAVEEAAVVAKPDEKWGETPCAFVKLKIGYGEITEADIIAHCREHLASFKVPKTIIFSELPKTSTGKIQKFVLREEAKQH, from the coding sequence ATGAACGCATCCATTTTTGAGCAGGGCATGCCGCCCACCGTTGCTAACCATGTACCGCTCTCTCCGTTGACGTTTATTGAGCGTTCGGCGGCGGTGTATCCTGATTACCCTGCGGTGGTGCATGGCACAACACGCCGCACCTGGGCAGAAACATGGACTCGCTGTCGGCAATTGGCGTCAGCGCTTGAAAAGCGCGGTCTTCAGCCCGGCCAAACGGTAGCGGCGATGCTGCCTAATATTCCGGCGATGTTTGAAGCCCATTTTGGGGTGCCTCTGGCAGGCTGTGTGCTCAATACCTTGAATATTCGCCTGGATGCCGAAGCCATCAGCTACATGCTGGCCCATGGTGAAGCGAAAGCTGTTCTTGTTGATCCTGAGTTTGCACAGGTCATCAACGAAGCCGTTGCCTTATTAGACAATAAACCGCTGATTATTGACGTTTTCGATCTGGAGTTTTTAGGCGAAACTCAAGGTATTGGTGAGGTTGAGTACGAAGCATTGCTCGCCGAAGGTGATGCTGACTATGCCTACAAGCTGCCTGAAAATGAGTGGCAAGCGATTTCGCTGAACTATACCTCGGGCACCACGGGTAAGCCCAAAGGGGTGGTTTACCATCACCGTGGCGCCTACTTAAACGCGGTCAGCAATATCTTAGAGTGGGCCATGCCGCATCATCCGGTCTATCTCTGGACCTTGCCGATGTTCCACTGTAACGGCTGGTGTTTCCCCTGGACAATTGCCGCTAACGCCGGTGTTAGCGTGTGCCTACGCAAAGTTGATCCAAAGCGGATTAATGACCTGATTGTGGATGAGAAGGTCACGCATTTCAGCGGTGCGCCGATTGTACTGAACGGCCTTGTGAACTTGCCAGCTGATCAGAAGCGGGAATTTGATCATCCCGTGAAAGTGACCACAGCAGGTGCCGCGCCGCCTGCATCAGTCATTGCTGGCGTTGAGAAACTCGGCATTGAAGTGACCCATGTGTACGGGTTAACAGAGGTATATGGCCCGGTGACGGTGTGCGCTTGGCGTGAAGCATGGAATGAGTTGCCGCTGGAGTCCCGTGCCAAGATTAAGGCGCGTCAAGGAGTGCGTTACCACATGCTTGAAGCGCTTTGTGTCGCCGACCCGTTGACCCTTGAGCCCGTCGCGAAAGATGGTCAGACCATTGGTGAAATTTTGATGCGCGGCAACAACGTAATGAAGGGCTATCTGAAGAATGCCGAAGCCACTGAGAAAGCCCTGGAAGGAGGGTGGTATCACACCGGCGATCTCGCGGTTTGGCATGCGGATGGCTACATCGAAATTAAAGACCGCTCTAAAGACATCATCATTTCTGGCGGTGAGAATATCTCCACTATTGAAGTAGAAGATGCCATTTATAGCCACCCTGCAGTAGAAGAAGCCGCCGTTGTGGCCAAGCCTGATGAAAAGTGGGGCGAGACTCCATGCGCGTTTGTTAAATTAAAAATCGGTTATGGTGAAATTACTGAAGCCGACATTATTGCTCATTGCCGAGAGCATTTAGCGAGCTTCAAAGTACCGAAGACAATCATTTTTAGCGAATTGCCAAAAACGTCTACGGGCAAAATTCAAAAATTTGTTTTGCGCGAAGAAGCGAAACAGCACTGA
- a CDS encoding solute carrier family 23 protein, giving the protein MQLKHRQHGEEQPYWPLGPFKVRLPFVHYRWEMAEMIQGLIMFVVSLAMIPLLEQYLGLPYDVALAYVVVCGVGFMLPALLGVPMVPGWITPAVPVVLAFLGDFEPGPEAIQALFALQFLVFLIFLILGVTGLGRKLVHLVPNSLQAGIIIGAGIAAITGEIQQGGRLAETPVSLIAGMLIAIFMLFSVAFKRWVEEHAIMRKIANYGMVPGMIIAILVAWAIGEYPRPTIEWGITQPNFIEMWNYLPFTVGFPGVDVFMLAIPTAVIAYVIAFGDIVVGRTLMSRVDHIRTDEKIDYSTDRIHHVTAIRNGMHAFFAPYPGLAGPIWTAVTATMAERYKNGRHAMESIYSGGGTFWITGFIALFTLPLVSMFQPVLPIALSLTLLLTGYICLMVGIEQTKTTAERGVAGTMAVVLAVYGAGWGLAAGVVLYVLVQKTNMLGREPSSSQDAEEQDQR; this is encoded by the coding sequence ATGCAACTTAAGCACCGCCAGCACGGCGAAGAGCAGCCATACTGGCCCCTGGGGCCGTTTAAAGTGCGACTACCTTTTGTCCATTATCGCTGGGAAATGGCGGAGATGATTCAAGGGCTCATCATGTTTGTGGTTAGCCTGGCGATGATTCCGCTTTTAGAGCAGTACCTTGGCTTACCTTATGATGTTGCCTTGGCTTATGTGGTGGTGTGCGGCGTCGGCTTTATGCTTCCTGCCTTGCTAGGCGTGCCAATGGTGCCTGGTTGGATAACGCCCGCAGTGCCGGTGGTGTTGGCCTTCCTAGGAGATTTTGAGCCAGGCCCAGAGGCTATTCAGGCGTTGTTTGCACTTCAATTCTTGGTCTTTCTGATTTTCTTAATTTTAGGGGTAACCGGGCTGGGTCGTAAGCTGGTTCACTTGGTTCCTAACTCCCTTCAGGCAGGCATTATTATTGGTGCAGGCATCGCGGCTATTACGGGTGAAATACAGCAGGGCGGGCGCTTAGCTGAGACCCCGGTATCATTAATCGCTGGTATGTTAATTGCCATATTTATGCTTTTTTCGGTGGCCTTTAAGCGCTGGGTAGAAGAACACGCGATCATGCGTAAAATTGCCAACTACGGCATGGTGCCAGGCATGATTATTGCGATCCTGGTGGCTTGGGCGATTGGTGAGTACCCACGTCCTACTATTGAGTGGGGGATTACCCAGCCGAACTTCATCGAGATGTGGAACTACCTACCTTTTACAGTCGGCTTTCCTGGCGTTGATGTCTTTATGCTGGCCATACCCACTGCGGTGATCGCCTACGTCATCGCGTTCGGCGATATTGTCGTCGGGCGGACGTTGATGTCTCGTGTTGACCATATTCGTACCGATGAAAAAATCGACTACAGCACGGATCGTATCCACCACGTCACCGCTATTCGCAATGGTATGCATGCTTTTTTTGCTCCCTATCCTGGCTTGGCGGGCCCGATCTGGACTGCTGTAACGGCCACCATGGCTGAGCGTTATAAGAATGGCCGACATGCAATGGAATCGATTTATAGCGGCGGTGGCACGTTCTGGATTACCGGCTTTATTGCGCTGTTTACCCTGCCATTGGTCAGCATGTTTCAGCCGGTGCTGCCCATTGCGCTCTCGCTTACTCTGCTGCTGACTGGCTATATTTGCTTAATGGTGGGTATTGAACAGACTAAAACCACTGCTGAGCGTGGCGTTGCAGGCACGATGGCCGTAGTGCTGGCGGTATATGGTGCAGGGTGGGGGTTAGCCGCCGGGGTCGTACTGTACGTGTTAGTGCAAAAAACAAATATGCTCGGGCGTGAGCCTTCGTCTAGCCAAGACGCGGAAGAGCAAGATCAGCGCTAA
- a CDS encoding 3-hydroxybutyryl-CoA dehydrogenase — protein MSEQPIGVVGAGTMGQGIAQVVAASGFTVRLFDVADEQLTRAQGNIDKGFGKLVAKEKMSEPAKQEALARLSTTTDLEALSDCGIIIEAAPEQPALKEKLFRDLSHLSSDAILASNTSSLSLTRLAAVCERPERVVGMHFFNPVPVLKLVEVIRAEQTSDTTVERIEALAKALGKTAVPIGDSPGFAVNRLLVPMINEAAFIVQEGTATPEAIDEAMKLGAAHPMGPLALADLIGLDVCLAIMNVLQEGFGDPKYRPCPLLKRMVDAGYLGRKSGRGFHIYE, from the coding sequence ATGAGTGAACAACCAATCGGTGTAGTGGGAGCAGGCACCATGGGGCAGGGGATCGCTCAGGTCGTCGCTGCCAGTGGTTTTACGGTTCGTCTCTTTGATGTCGCCGATGAGCAGCTTACCCGCGCCCAAGGCAATATTGATAAAGGCTTTGGCAAGCTGGTCGCAAAAGAAAAAATGAGCGAGCCGGCTAAGCAAGAAGCACTGGCGCGGCTTTCCACGACCACTGATCTCGAAGCGTTGAGTGACTGCGGTATTATTATTGAAGCCGCACCAGAACAACCCGCGCTGAAAGAGAAGCTGTTTCGTGATCTGAGTCATTTAAGTAGCGATGCTATTCTTGCCTCTAACACCTCGTCGCTCTCGCTAACGCGGTTGGCTGCCGTGTGCGAACGTCCTGAGCGGGTAGTGGGCATGCACTTTTTTAACCCAGTGCCGGTGCTCAAATTAGTGGAAGTGATTCGTGCTGAGCAGACTTCTGATACCACCGTTGAGCGCATAGAAGCGTTGGCAAAAGCGCTGGGTAAAACAGCGGTACCGATTGGTGATTCACCGGGCTTTGCGGTTAATCGCTTGTTGGTGCCAATGATTAATGAAGCCGCCTTTATTGTTCAAGAAGGAACCGCAACGCCAGAGGCCATTGACGAAGCGATGAAGCTTGGCGCTGCCCATCCAATGGGGCCGTTGGCGCTGGCGGATCTGATTGGTCTTGATGTTTGTCTGGCGATCATGAATGTGTTGCAAGAAGGGTTTGGCGATCCTAAATATCGCCCCTGCCCGCTGCTAAAGCGCATGGTGGATGCGGGGTATCTGGGACGTAAGAGCGGTCGCGGCTTTCATATATACGAGTGA
- a CDS encoding glutathione S-transferase family protein: MFDLYIANKNYSSWSLRPWVLMKALNIPFNEHVMPFEGGVGDSHATFTRFSPSGLVPCLVDSDDEVTVWDSLAIVEYLAETYPGVWPEDKAARAWARCASAEMHSGFGALRAECPMNCGVRVGLKELSAGLSNNLARLDTLWQEGLERFGGPFLAGGQLSAVDAFYAPVAFRVQTFNLPLSDASLAYGQRLLALPAMEEWYQAALAETWREPMHEQDTFKNGLLLNDYRAV, translated from the coding sequence ATGTTTGATCTGTATATTGCCAACAAGAATTACTCGTCTTGGTCGCTGCGCCCTTGGGTGCTAATGAAGGCGCTGAATATCCCCTTCAATGAACATGTTATGCCATTTGAAGGTGGAGTGGGGGACAGTCATGCCACCTTTACGCGTTTCTCACCTTCTGGCTTGGTGCCATGTTTGGTGGATTCGGATGATGAGGTGACGGTATGGGACTCGTTGGCTATTGTTGAGTATCTTGCTGAAACGTACCCAGGTGTGTGGCCGGAAGACAAAGCAGCACGCGCCTGGGCACGTTGTGCCAGCGCTGAAATGCACAGCGGGTTTGGTGCACTGCGCGCTGAGTGTCCAATGAACTGCGGCGTGCGTGTTGGGCTTAAAGAGCTTTCAGCAGGGCTAAGCAACAATTTGGCACGGCTTGATACGCTATGGCAGGAAGGCCTTGAACGCTTTGGTGGCCCCTTTCTGGCAGGGGGGCAGTTATCAGCTGTGGATGCGTTTTACGCCCCCGTCGCATTTCGGGTACAGACGTTTAACTTGCCGCTGAGCGATGCATCATTGGCTTATGGTCAGCGTCTACTTGCACTTCCGGCGATGGAGGAGTGGTACCAAGCAGCATTGGCAGAAACTTGGCGTGAGCCAATGCACGAGCAGGACACGTTTAAAAACGGCCTTTTATTAAACGATTACCGCGCGGTTTAG
- a CDS encoding MFS transporter codes for MSRQLLAMALAPLLGLFILGIGNGFLATLITVRLDAAGESATVIGIVSSAYFIGLALGALVNDRLLLRIGHIRAYGSFASLVAVTVLLQGLFFDPWAWFVLRLIGGWATVGVYLVIESWLLTSGDQKVRGRLLAMYMISLYAAGVLGQLLLGVTSAMGVTAPFMVIGLLASLSVLPMAMIPRVSPIMEHAEPLPPHRLITMTPTGVMGSLGSGMVVAAAYTLLPLYLQRIGMSVNQVGQMMAVVILGAMLLQYPIGRWSDRHDRQIVLIAISAFCVVISAAMIWLPMSTPLLAALLFLLGGGVFALYPVAVSHAADRAPAGALVRMSQGLLLINSIGATISPLMISPVMTAMGDAGLFWAFGSLSLFFVLFFSWRRSVRPAPVPVAPFTPTTPMTAAGAELVVTEELMQGALEHEHLEDLSDVIPDVDAVEPIVGPPSEDQTHIVYYDDVETEVRR; via the coding sequence ATGTCGCGGCAACTGCTAGCCATGGCGCTAGCGCCCTTATTAGGGCTGTTTATTCTTGGGATTGGCAATGGCTTTCTCGCCACGCTGATCACGGTACGGCTGGACGCTGCGGGCGAGTCGGCAACGGTGATTGGCATTGTCTCCTCGGCTTACTTTATTGGCTTAGCGCTAGGTGCATTGGTTAATGACCGTTTGCTACTGCGTATAGGCCACATTCGCGCTTATGGCAGCTTTGCCTCGCTGGTTGCTGTCACGGTGTTACTGCAAGGGCTGTTTTTTGACCCTTGGGCGTGGTTTGTGCTGCGTTTAATTGGCGGCTGGGCCACGGTGGGCGTTTACTTAGTGATTGAGAGTTGGTTGCTGACATCAGGCGATCAAAAAGTACGTGGCCGATTGCTAGCGATGTATATGATCTCGCTGTATGCCGCGGGTGTACTTGGTCAGTTGCTATTGGGTGTCACCAGTGCCATGGGGGTGACAGCTCCCTTTATGGTGATTGGCCTATTGGCATCGTTATCGGTGTTGCCCATGGCAATGATTCCGCGGGTGTCGCCTATTATGGAACACGCTGAGCCGCTACCGCCACATCGCTTGATTACGATGACGCCAACAGGGGTAATGGGGAGTTTAGGTTCTGGCATGGTGGTGGCTGCCGCCTACACCCTGTTGCCATTGTATTTGCAGCGCATTGGTATGAGCGTCAACCAGGTGGGGCAAATGATGGCCGTCGTGATTCTTGGTGCCATGTTGCTTCAGTACCCGATTGGACGCTGGTCTGACCGTCACGACCGACAAATCGTATTGATCGCCATCAGCGCCTTCTGTGTGGTGATTTCCGCGGCCATGATATGGCTTCCGATGTCGACCCCCTTGCTGGCGGCGCTGCTGTTTTTACTGGGTGGCGGTGTATTTGCGCTTTACCCGGTGGCGGTTAGCCATGCCGCCGACCGTGCTCCTGCGGGAGCGCTGGTACGCATGAGCCAGGGCCTGCTATTGATCAACTCTATTGGGGCTACTATCAGCCCGCTAATGATATCCCCGGTAATGACCGCCATGGGCGATGCCGGGCTGTTCTGGGCGTTTGGCTCGCTGAGCCTGTTTTTTGTTTTATTTTTCAGCTGGCGACGCAGTGTTCGGCCTGCGCCAGTTCCTGTTGCTCCCTTTACACCGACAACGCCGATGACAGCAGCAGGTGCCGAGCTAGTGGTTACTGAGGAACTGATGCAAGGTGCGCTCGAGCACGAGCATCTGGAAGACCTCTCTGATGTTATACCTGACGTTGATGCTGTTGAACCCATCGTTGGGCCCCCCTCAGAAGATCAAACGCATATTGTTTATTACGATGATGTGGAAACTGAGGTGCGTCGATAA
- a CDS encoding lipid A deacylase LpxR family protein encodes MNNTSALCRKVLPLILPLSLMPTLAVASDSALSVKLENDGFASSDDGHFTSGFELNWTFTPQEKSWVQHLATALPDSLIGKADRASYRLIHQIYTPNNIERRALIEDDRPYAGLVYGGLSLYEDVAMGQWTQATDLHLDIGLVGPSSLADSIQREVHRVTDSDRPRGWRNQLGDEALVNVTVRRQWWNDIPLAGKQFSHGPSVGAALGNLYTYASAGYSVRWGDDAEGIPTLTPNPGSRHLMSGHRGWQWYLFANVEGYYMAQNLTLDGNTFRDSHSVDREEWVAEASAGLAMAWEDWQVTYAAVQRTREFDGQDEQDKFGSITLTKRF; translated from the coding sequence ATGAATAATACCTCTGCTCTATGCAGGAAGGTGCTGCCGCTTATTTTACCGTTAAGCCTGATGCCCACATTGGCCGTGGCTAGCGACAGCGCCCTGTCGGTAAAGCTTGAAAATGATGGTTTTGCTAGTAGCGATGACGGCCACTTTACCAGTGGTTTCGAGCTTAACTGGACCTTCACACCGCAAGAAAAAAGTTGGGTACAACACCTTGCGACAGCGCTGCCCGATAGCCTTATTGGCAAAGCGGATAGAGCGTCTTATCGTTTGATTCACCAGATTTATACGCCGAACAATATCGAGCGCCGCGCGTTGATAGAGGATGATCGCCCCTATGCAGGTCTTGTTTACGGCGGACTGTCGCTCTATGAAGACGTGGCGATGGGGCAATGGACGCAAGCTACCGATTTACATCTTGATATTGGGCTCGTAGGACCGTCCTCACTTGCGGACAGTATTCAGCGCGAAGTACACCGTGTGACCGATAGCGACCGCCCACGAGGCTGGAGAAATCAGCTGGGCGATGAGGCGCTGGTGAATGTAACCGTTCGTCGCCAGTGGTGGAATGACATACCGCTAGCCGGTAAACAGTTCTCCCACGGCCCCAGTGTGGGCGCAGCGTTAGGCAACTTGTATACCTATGCAAGTGCTGGCTATAGCGTACGCTGGGGGGACGATGCCGAAGGCATTCCTACGCTGACACCCAACCCGGGTAGCCGTCATCTAATGAGTGGCCATCGTGGTTGGCAGTGGTATTTGTTTGCGAATGTAGAAGGCTATTACATGGCGCAGAACCTAACGCTGGATGGTAATACGTTCAGAGATAGCCACTCTGTTGACCGTGAAGAATGGGTAGCAGAAGCCTCTGCAGGGCTTGCCATGGCCTGGGAGGACTGGCAAGTAACGTATGCCGCTGTTCAGCGTACCCGCGAGTTTGATGGACAAGATGAGCAGGACAAATTCGGTTCAATTACGCTAACGAAACGCTTTTAG
- a CDS encoding acyl-CoA dehydrogenase: MNYYAAPVRDLRFVLEELLAHRSLGLPGFEEATPDLVEAVLEEAAKLAGDVWGPLNSVGDRQGAKRHTDGSVTTSEGFAAAYQAYVEGGWNGIGVSEALGGQNLPEVVASAVQEMLHGANMALGLCPMLTAGAIEALAHHGSETLKTTYLPKLVEGTWTGTMNLTEPQAGSDLSKVRTKAIPEGDHYRISGQKIYITWGEHDAAENIIHLVLARKPDAPEGNKGISLFLVPKFLVNADGSLGERNDVTCASIEHKLGIHGSPTCTLSFGENDGAIGYLVGEEGRGLNHMFTMMNEARHKVGIQGIGVAERACQHAFAYALDRTQGRAPKSRGGNECTISDHLDVRRMLLSMRGRTDALRALALYCAGQLDLARHSESDTERQTAQACADVLIPIVKSFSTDQAVDIASMGIQVHGGMGYVEETGAAQLLRDARIAPIYEGTNGIQALDLAGRKLQRDGGAALSALIDEVQKTAETMRSEPSLARMGSALAVGADDLRTAMQLVLEQGSDPETGPDAVQAYATPLLNLAGHVLCAWQMGNAALHATSALQQGSNEPFYRAKLSSANFVITQWLPVGRAQRAVIEAGMQCLSDFELTP, translated from the coding sequence ATGAATTATTATGCTGCGCCGGTACGCGATTTGCGTTTTGTACTCGAAGAGTTACTTGCGCACCGCTCGCTGGGACTGCCAGGCTTCGAAGAAGCCACGCCCGACTTAGTTGAGGCGGTGCTGGAAGAGGCAGCAAAGCTTGCAGGCGATGTGTGGGGGCCGCTAAATAGTGTCGGTGACCGACAAGGTGCTAAGCGCCACACCGATGGCAGTGTCACCACCTCAGAGGGTTTCGCAGCGGCCTATCAGGCGTATGTAGAAGGCGGCTGGAACGGCATTGGTGTTTCTGAAGCGTTAGGCGGACAAAACCTACCTGAGGTAGTCGCCAGTGCCGTTCAAGAAATGCTTCACGGTGCCAATATGGCCCTGGGCCTTTGCCCCATGCTGACGGCAGGCGCAATCGAAGCGCTGGCGCATCATGGCAGTGAAACGCTAAAAACGACTTATCTCCCCAAGCTCGTTGAAGGTACCTGGACAGGTACCATGAACCTGACAGAGCCTCAGGCAGGCTCCGACCTTTCTAAAGTACGTACCAAAGCCATCCCCGAAGGCGACCATTACCGCATTAGCGGCCAAAAAATCTATATCACCTGGGGCGAACACGACGCCGCTGAAAATATCATTCACCTCGTGCTAGCGCGAAAACCCGATGCGCCGGAAGGTAACAAGGGCATTTCGCTGTTCCTAGTGCCGAAGTTCCTGGTTAACGCAGACGGCTCGTTGGGCGAGCGCAATGACGTCACCTGCGCCTCTATCGAACATAAGCTGGGCATTCATGGTTCGCCTACCTGCACCTTAAGCTTTGGTGAAAACGACGGCGCTATCGGCTATCTAGTGGGTGAAGAGGGACGTGGCCTTAACCACATGTTCACCATGATGAATGAAGCTCGCCACAAAGTAGGTATTCAAGGTATTGGGGTGGCTGAGCGTGCTTGCCAGCATGCGTTTGCTTACGCCTTGGATCGCACTCAGGGGCGAGCACCTAAATCTCGCGGTGGTAACGAATGTACGATCAGCGACCACTTAGATGTGCGCCGGATGCTGCTCTCAATGCGCGGCCGCACCGATGCCCTTCGTGCTCTGGCGCTTTACTGCGCTGGCCAACTTGACCTTGCCCGACACAGTGAAAGTGACACCGAGCGCCAAACTGCCCAAGCATGCGCCGATGTACTGATTCCTATCGTCAAAAGCTTTTCTACCGACCAAGCCGTGGATATCGCCTCAATGGGTATTCAGGTACATGGCGGTATGGGCTATGTGGAAGAAACAGGAGCCGCTCAGCTACTTAGAGATGCACGAATCGCGCCTATTTATGAGGGTACGAATGGCATTCAGGCCCTCGATTTGGCGGGACGTAAGTTACAGCGTGATGGTGGTGCTGCGTTATCTGCGCTAATTGATGAGGTGCAAAAAACCGCTGAGACAATGCGTTCTGAGCCTAGCCTTGCGCGTATGGGCAGTGCGCTAGCGGTCGGTGCCGACGATCTTCGTACTGCTATGCAGCTTGTGCTTGAACAAGGCAGTGACCCTGAGACTGGCCCGGATGCTGTGCAGGCCTATGCAACGCCGTTGCTGAATCTAGCTGGCCATGTGCTATGCGCTTGGCAAATGGGTAACGCTGCCCTTCACGCGACCAGTGCGCTGCAACAAGGCAGCAATGAGCCGTTTTATCGCGCCAAGTTATCCAGCGCCAACTTTGTTATCACGCAATGGCTGCCTGTTGGTCGCGCGCAACGCGCGGTTATCGAAGCGGGTATGCAGTGTTTGAGTGATTTTGAATTAACCCCATAA
- a CDS encoding enoyl-CoA hydratase-related protein yields the protein MSDAVIEKVDNDGVVRLTINRPKALNALNSDVLSALEAHLVELETHPRLRAVIITGAGEKSFVAGADITEMRDKTPEEARAFATQALRTIKRLETLPVPVVALVNGFCLGGGCELALACDWAVASDNAVFGQPEVLLGVIPGFGGTQRLPRRVGPAMAIDLVTTGRKIDAQEALRIGLVNRVMPQAELESYVEELTKQLKGNGPLSVRGAKQAVHDGLDQDLDSALALETSLFAFCFAGEEQKEGMSAFVEKRKPNF from the coding sequence ATGAGCGATGCAGTGATTGAAAAAGTTGATAACGACGGTGTGGTACGTCTGACGATTAATCGCCCTAAGGCGTTGAATGCACTGAACAGTGATGTGCTGAGTGCCTTAGAAGCTCATCTTGTAGAGCTTGAAACGCATCCACGTTTACGCGCTGTCATCATTACCGGTGCTGGTGAAAAGTCGTTTGTTGCCGGTGCTGATATCACCGAAATGCGCGATAAAACGCCAGAAGAAGCGCGTGCTTTTGCTACCCAGGCACTGCGTACTATTAAGCGCTTAGAAACATTGCCCGTGCCGGTGGTCGCGCTAGTGAACGGGTTTTGCCTTGGCGGCGGCTGCGAATTGGCGTTGGCCTGCGACTGGGCAGTAGCTAGCGACAACGCTGTCTTCGGCCAGCCTGAAGTGTTGCTAGGTGTGATTCCCGGTTTTGGCGGCACCCAGCGGTTGCCGCGTCGTGTTGGGCCTGCCATGGCGATTGATCTAGTAACCACTGGCCGAAAAATCGATGCTCAAGAAGCGCTGCGCATTGGGCTAGTCAACCGTGTCATGCCCCAGGCTGAGCTTGAAAGCTATGTAGAAGAGCTCACCAAGCAGCTTAAAGGCAACGGCCCTCTATCAGTGCGTGGCGCGAAGCAAGCCGTTCACGATGGGTTAGATCAAGACCTTGATAGCGCCTTGGCGCTGGAAACCAGCCTGTTTGCATTCTGTTTTGCTGGCGAAGAGCAGAAAGAGGGCATGAGTGCTTTCGTTGAAAAGCGCAAACCCAACTTCTAA
- a CDS encoding YaeQ family protein, translating to MALSATPYKVDVNLTDLDRNVYETLRFTVARHPSETEDRMCARLIAYLLWYSEALAFGRGLSDVDEPALWEKSLDGRVLHWIEVGLPDAERLTWCSRRAERVSLLAYGRVDLWENKVLPAVASLKNVHVAGLPQEALTTIAADLPRSINWAVMISDGSLFITDENGQHEVTPQWLLRDR from the coding sequence ATGGCGTTGAGTGCTACCCCTTACAAAGTTGATGTCAACCTGACGGACCTTGATCGCAATGTCTATGAGACGCTGCGTTTTACGGTGGCTCGGCACCCTTCTGAAACCGAAGACCGGATGTGCGCACGCTTGATCGCCTACTTATTGTGGTATAGCGAAGCGCTCGCTTTTGGTCGCGGTCTTTCCGATGTTGACGAGCCTGCCTTGTGGGAAAAAAGCTTGGATGGTCGCGTGCTGCATTGGATAGAAGTAGGGTTGCCGGATGCAGAACGTCTTACTTGGTGTTCACGCCGTGCTGAGAGGGTGTCACTATTAGCTTATGGGCGAGTAGATCTTTGGGAAAATAAAGTGCTACCGGCGGTGGCGTCGCTCAAGAATGTACATGTAGCGGGGCTACCGCAAGAGGCACTTACGACCATCGCAGCGGATTTGCCGCGGTCCATTAACTGGGCAGTCATGATCAGCGACGGCTCGCTGTTTATTACCGATGAAAATGGCCAGCATGAAGTAACACCTCAGTGGCTTCTCCGAGATCGCTAG